In Selenomonas sp. TAMA-11512, a genomic segment contains:
- a CDS encoding amidohydrolase, whose translation MMNIDEKIAASANSLAEKMAERRRDLHRHPETGWTEFRTASIVIRQLRELGYDVQFGKDVMEDSERMGVPSAEALQEHMERAVREGADAVLVEAMKGGYTGVVGTMDFGRPGKIVALRFDMDCNDVTEAADDAHRPYREGFASVHPGCMHACGHDGHTTAGLAIAEILAGLREELCGRVKFIFQPAEEGVRGARAMAAKGVVDDADYLLGAHLMMPKVGYLGYDVTGFLATSKFDADFTGVAAHAAGAPEVGRNALMAAATAALNLQAITRNSKGSTRINVGVLNAGSGRNVIPDRAHLEVETRGATTEIDEEMFDRAEHILRGAAEMQGVSVQITRTGGAASGNNSPELSERIRTIAERLDIFDELGTMHDIGGSEDCSYFMERVQKRGGQAVYLIIGGSLAAVNHNNYFDFDEHAMTLEAQLLASAAAELLKG comes from the coding sequence ATGATGAATATAGATGAGAAAATTGCCGCTTCGGCAAATAGCCTCGCGGAAAAAATGGCGGAGCGCCGCAGGGATCTGCACCGCCATCCGGAGACGGGCTGGACGGAGTTCCGCACGGCGTCGATCGTCATTCGGCAGCTGCGCGAGCTGGGATACGATGTGCAGTTCGGCAAGGACGTGATGGAGGACAGCGAACGCATGGGCGTGCCGTCTGCGGAAGCTCTGCAGGAGCACATGGAGCGCGCCGTACGCGAGGGAGCGGATGCTGTGCTCGTCGAGGCGATGAAGGGCGGCTATACGGGGGTTGTCGGCACGATGGACTTCGGCAGACCCGGCAAGATCGTGGCGCTCCGCTTTGACATGGACTGCAACGATGTCACGGAGGCGGCGGACGACGCGCACCGCCCCTATCGGGAGGGCTTCGCCTCCGTTCATCCCGGCTGCATGCACGCGTGCGGGCACGACGGGCACACGACGGCAGGCCTCGCCATTGCGGAGATCTTAGCCGGACTGCGCGAGGAGCTGTGCGGGCGGGTGAAGTTCATCTTTCAGCCGGCGGAGGAGGGTGTGCGCGGCGCGCGGGCGATGGCGGCAAAGGGCGTCGTCGACGATGCGGACTATCTGCTGGGCGCGCATCTCATGATGCCGAAGGTGGGCTATCTCGGCTATGACGTCACGGGCTTTCTGGCGACGAGCAAATTCGACGCGGATTTCACGGGCGTGGCGGCGCATGCCGCCGGAGCTCCGGAGGTCGGGCGAAACGCGCTTATGGCGGCGGCGACGGCAGCGCTGAACCTGCAGGCGATCACGCGAAACAGCAAGGGCAGCACGCGGATCAATGTCGGCGTGCTCAACGCCGGCTCCGGCAGGAACGTCATCCCCGACCGCGCGCACCTCGAGGTCGAAACGCGCGGCGCGACGACGGAGATCGACGAGGAGATGTTCGACCGCGCCGAGCACATCCTGCGCGGTGCCGCGGAGATGCAGGGCGTCTCTGTGCAGATCACGCGCACGGGCGGCGCGGCAAGCGGCAATAATTCGCCGGAGCTGTCCGAGCGGATTCGGACAATTGCGGAGCGTCTCGACATCTTTGACGAGCTCGGCACGATGCACGACATCGGCGGCAGCGAGGACTGCTCCTATTTCATGGAGCGCGTGCAGAAGCGCGGCGGCCAGGCGGTGTATCTGATCATCGGCGGTTCTCTCGCGGCGGTCAACCACAACAATTACTTTGACTTTGACGAGCATGCGATGACGCTCGAGGCGCAGCTCCTTGCCTCGGCGGCGGCAGAGCTGCTGAAAGGATGA